GCTGATAAAAGAACTCCATGATATCTATCGTAGACAGAATTATACCAGAATAATTGTAAAACGCATTGATAGCAGGATAAAAAGATATAGAGAAAAGATTGTTGGACATGAACCATCTAGCGAGCTTGAAAAGGAAGAATTAACTATCCTGAAGATTGAGGAGTATTCAGCAATTCTAAAAGTATACATAGCCATTACCCTCAATGCAGAAGCTGCTGTTGTTGAAGCCCGCTCAGCGGTCCTGAATCGGGAATACAACTTCTAGATAAATCCCATGCCACCATTAAAAGAAATTGATCGCAGAAATTAATTTTGTAGGTTCTCTGAATAATTATGAATTACCAGCATCACTTTTACCACAGAAAACAGTTCCGCTGGATGGTGCCCTATATAAATAAGGCCAAACAGGTATCATTCCCGGGTTTTGATCGGGTACCTGCATTTAACGTACTCTTATTTTTCTTTAGAGGCATTCGTGATGGTAGGGTGATTGCAAGAGCAGAGGCAGTTTCCTTTAATCTGGTTTTAGCTGTTTTTCCAGCCATCCTCTTTCTCTTCACGCTTATACCCCTGATCCCTATTGAGAATTTTCAAAGCGATCTTCTCCTGTTGATTCAATCTATTCTACCAGCCAGTACTTATGTGGTGGTTCAGAGGATCATTGAAGATATCATCACTATCAAACATGGTGGCTTGTTGTCATTTGGTTTTGCCTTCGCCCTGGTTTTTTCGACCAACGGTATTGTGGCTCTCATAGATGCTTTTAATGTGTCAATTCATGTTGAGGAAAGTCGGAGCTGGTTGATGCAGCGAGCAGTAGCCTTTGTACTGGTTGTTTCTCTCTTTTTCCTGGTTACCATAGGTGTTTCTCTCATGACCATTACCCACAGACTGCTGGATTTCCTGGTCCTCAAAGAACTCATGATACAAGGCTGGCTCTACTATATGGTCGTTATTGGTAAGTGGGTTGTCATTCTGGGAGTTTTCTATTTTGCCTACTCCTTTCTTTATTATTGGGGTCCTTCTAAAAAAAGCCAATATAGATTCATCTCGGCCGGGGCAAGCCTGGCCACAGTCCTGTCAATTTTGCTTACCACAGGCTTTGGATTCTATATTGATCATTTCAGCCGCTACAACGCACTTTATGGTTCCATAGGAACCCTACCCATTATTATGCTGCTGATATTTTGTTATGCTCTCGCCATCATTATTGGCTTTGAACTGAATATTGGTATTGTCGCTGCCCGTAACATTCAACTTACAGAAGTAGAATCATAATTCCCTCTCTGGATTTTTAGTTAGCCTCTCAGGTCTTAGCCCACAGAGCAACGACCCATGGATATATCTGGAACCACCCCAACAAAACATTTTTGAATCCTGGATTCTGCCTAGATTACCTGCATGAAAATTCTCATTAAATTTCTGCTGTCTATTCCGCTGGTTCTTGCGGCCAATGACCTTGATTTACTGTACGACGACAGCCAGGTCGCCATCATAGAAATAAATATGGACCCTGAGGGACTGATCTGGATGTATGATCATGTTCAGAGTGACTCCATGCATCTCTCAACAGTCCATTTCTCCAATGCCTTTATCGATGAAACTATCGAAAATGTGGGGTTTCGTCTCAGGGGCAATACCTCCCGAGATGCCCAGAAAAAATCATTCAAGCTCTCTTTCAATACGTTTGAACCGGGACGCAAATTTTATGATGTGGAAAAGCTGAACCTGAATGGGGAGCACAATGACCCCTCCATCATTCGCAGCAAAATAGCCTGGGATCACTACCGGAAGACTGGGATGGCCACCACCAGAGCAGCCCATTGTGCAGTATACATCAATGATGTTTATTACGGTCTCTACATCTCCATAGAACATATCGATGAGGAATTTCTTAAAAACCATTTCGAAGACGATTCTGGTAATTTGTGGAAATGTCTCTGGCCGGCAGATCTCACCTACAGGGGTCCCAACGCCAGTGATTATCATCCCTATCAGGATGACACCCGTCCATACGAATTAAAAACTAATGAGGACCTCTACGATTTTAGTGAGTTAGCCAGACTGATTACCATCATTCATGATACCCCTGCGGCTCTATTCCCAGATTCATTGGAGCAAGTCCTCGTGGTTCCAGATGTCCTGAAATATGCCGCCATGAACATCCTCATGGGGAATTGGGATGACTATTGGTTCCTGAGAAACAACTACTACCTGTATCATGACCCCAGCCTGGATCGGATTCGATTTATCCCCTACGATTATG
The Candidatus Neomarinimicrobiota bacterium genome window above contains:
- a CDS encoding YihY/virulence factor BrkB family protein — its product is MNYQHHFYHRKQFRWMVPYINKAKQVSFPGFDRVPAFNVLLFFFRGIRDGRVIARAEAVSFNLVLAVFPAILFLFTLIPLIPIENFQSDLLLLIQSILPASTYVVVQRIIEDIITIKHGGLLSFGFAFALVFSTNGIVALIDAFNVSIHVEESRSWLMQRAVAFVLVVSLFFLVTIGVSLMTITHRLLDFLVLKELMIQGWLYYMVVIGKWVVILGVFYFAYSFLYYWGPSKKSQYRFISAGASLATVLSILLTTGFGFYIDHFSRYNALYGSIGTLPIIMLLIFCYALAIIIGFELNIGIVAARNIQLTEVES